A portion of the Sabethes cyaneus chromosome 3, idSabCyanKW18_F2, whole genome shotgun sequence genome contains these proteins:
- the LOC128742382 gene encoding integrator complex subunit 4 codes for MSLAVKKTLAEPTMTIQEPPPVAPQLGSVAIPTARIYKRIRLTARKSSGTSVSILAYVNLLEDTGGNSNDALQVLIKISDSMQFDESEFPEAVRKLVEHFRRESESAVRVKILSLFGDLASETGIECPPLIDEVIGLLKTEISAKVLSQGLYALERIGRACSLSSVAYINKIVFFAKSKLFSPNHNVQRHAILLLGEFVLVSDAEKESLELIGMYTDSADARVRAQAFRSMLTLGERGVQLPGSLYERACRGLLDDYECVRKEALQLVYELGIRHPEQSIKVPESEQEIRLIDDAFGKVCNAICDLSMHIRTQAAELLGGMTMVSDEFLHQTLDKKLMSNMRRKKSLHERNADHFTSGEWSSGKKWADDAPKELVNAESVSLMASGACGALVQGLEDEFLEVRTASVNSMCQLALKNPPFAVTSLDFLVDMFNDEIEEVRLRAIYSLTAISKHIILREDQLETMLSSLEDYSVEVREGLHLMLGACKVSTKACLSLVVQKVLDVLLKYPEDRYSTFGCMQRVGQKHPEICMILTPQLLQDHPFFDSAERDVEDPSYIYILIMLFNAAQYLPPMLGLFPETIVKHYAYLRDTMPNFVPHLNLGGLAAELPLTGSTGSRQFLETLLNNIQLAYSAPQARKALLVAAQENLDRLAEIDPSFSGTANFTATFLGTQLLMEQLQVAISGKPTVAPLKDCLNQLIRKCLELQNLFCCLTIEDHLLVKQMCLRASALNLVLVVKDRTQSALAPCQLLLQIAADASNFLQENTTLAADSFTSAILTKLASIGDPKPGRVFREILPVVQAAAPVVIPKINTDIKMCKARIIEPSENYHNSDNTVKVTAGLIAAVPLVAELENLPEAQREGLRLKVKYPDQNVHIIVPRKRDLKKIMTEEGESQSHWRLRTTVLLSHGVWTEACPVDIGICLSVKPNSELELCKPVKVQFAPKPVKRGI; via the exons ATGTCTTTAGCTGTAAAGAAAACACTGGCGGAGCCGACGATGACTATTCAG gaGCCGCCACCGGTTGCACCACAATTGGGCTCCGTTGCTATTCCGACAGCACGAATCTACAAACGAATACGACTGACGGCACGGAAATCCAGTGGCACGTCGGTGTCGATACTGGCCTACGTTAATCTGCTGGAAGATACCGGAGGGAACAGCAACGATGCCCTGCAGGTACTGATCAAGATCAGCGACTCGATGCAGTTCGATGAGAGCGAATTTCCGGAGGCGGTACGAAAGCTGGTGGAACACTTTCGACGAGAATCGGAATCGGCCGTCCGGGTTAAGATTCTCTCGCTGTTCGGTGATTTGGCCAGCGAAACGGGCATCGAGTGTCCACCGTTGATTGACGAAGTGATTGGATTGCTGAAGACGGAAATTTCGGCGAAAGTACTTTCGCAGGGACTGTACGCGCTGGAGCGGATTGGACGAGCCTGCTCGTTGAGTTCGGTGGCGTACATTAATAAGATTGTGTTCTTTGCTAAAAGTAAGCTGTTTTCGCCCAATCACAATGTGCAACGGCATGCGATTCTACTGCTGGGGGAGTTTGTGCTGGTGTCCGATGCCGAGAAGGAGAGTCTGGAACTGATTGGGATGTATACGGATTCGGCTGATGCTAGGGTGCGGGCGCAGGCGTTTCGTTCGATGCTGACGCTCGGTGAGCGTGGGGTTCAGCTGCCTGGTTCGCTTTATGAGAGGGCTTGTCGAGGATTGCTGGATGATTATGAGTGTGTTCGAAAAGAGGCACTGCAGTTGGTCTATGAGTTGGGGATTCGTCATCCGGAGCAGTCCATAAAAGTTCCCGAATCGGAGCAGGAGATACGTTTGATTGATGATGCTTTCGGGAAAGTTTGTAACGCGATCTGTGACTTGTCGATGCATATTCGGACACAGGCTGCTGAACTGCTGGGTGGAATGACGATGGTgagcgacgagtttttgcatCAGACTTTGGATAAGAAGTTGATGAGCAACATGCGTAGGAAGAAGAGTTTACACGAGCGAAATGCGGATCATTTCACCAGTGGCGAGTGGTCCAGTGGAAAGAAGTGGGCCGATGATGCACCGAAAGAATTGGTTAATGCCGAGTCTGTTTCGCTGATGGCTTCCGGCGCTTGTGGGGCATTGGTTCAAGGACTAGAGGACGAGTTTCTGGAAGTTCGGACAGCGTCCGTTAATTCGATGTGCCAATTGGCATTAAAAAATCCTCCGTTTGCTGTTACATCGCTGGATTTTCTTGTGGATATGTTCAATGATGAGATTGAGGAAGTGCGTTTAAGGGCTATTTATAGCTTGACAGCCATATCGAAGCATATAATCCTCAGGGAAGATCAGCTGGAGACGATGTTAAGTTCGTTGGAGGACTATTCAGTGGAAGTTCGCGAAGGACTTCATCTAATGCTTGGTGCCTGCAAAGTGTCTACCAAAGCTTGTCTTTCGCTTGTCGTACAGAAAGTGTTAGATGTGCTATTGAAGTATCCGGAAGATAGGTATTCAACCTTCGGTTGTATGCAACGAGTCGGCCAGAAACATCCGGAAATTTGCATGATCCTAACACCGCAGTTACTTCAAGATCATCCTTTCTTCGATAGTGCCGAACGTGACGTGGAAGATCCATCCTACATTTATATTTTGATTATGCTTTTCAACGCAGCTCAATATTTGCCTCCCATGCTGGGACTGTTCCCGGAAACTATCGTGAAACATTACGCCTACCTTCGGGACACGATGCCCAATTTTGTTCCACACTTGAATCTGGGTGGTCTGGCAGCAGAATTACCCCTCACGGGATCCACAGGATCTcgtcaatttttagaaactcTTCTAAATAACATCCAGCTGGCATATTCTGCCCCACAGGCTCGCAAAGCTCTTCTCGTAGCGGCTCAGGAAAATCTAGATCGGCTAGCTGAAATTGATCCCTCTTTTTCGGGAACAGCTAATTTTACGGCTACCTTTTTGGGTACTCAACTGCTAATGGAACAACTGCAAGTAGCCATATCGGGCAAACCAACGGTTGCTCCGTTGAAAGATTGCCTTAATCAGCTGATCCGAAAGTGTCTTGAGCTGCAAAATCTCTTCTGCTGTCTgacaatcgaagatcatctgcTGGTCAAGCAGATGTGTCTTCGAGCGAGTGCTCTAAATTTGGTATTAGTGGTGAAGGATCGCACCCAAAGTGCTCTGGCACCTTGCCAGTTACTGTTGCAAATTGCTGCAGATGCCAGCAATTTTCTGCAGGAAAATACCACCCTCGCTGCCGATTCATTTACATCCGCCATCCTCACGAAGCTGGCCTCGATAGGCGATCCCAAACCAGGACGAGTGTTTCGAGAAATATTACCCGTCGTGCAAGCAGCCGCTCCGGTAGTTATTCCTAAAATTAACACCGAT ATTAAAATGTGCAAAGCCCGCATTATCGAACCATCGGAGAACTACCACAACTCGGACAACACGGTCAAGGTAACGGCCGGGCTGATTGCGGCCGTTCCACTGGTCGCCGAATTGGAAAATCTCCCGGAAGCGCAACGGGAAGGTCTCCGGTTGAAAGTCAAATATCCCGATCAGAATGTACACATAATCGTACCGCGAAAGCGTGATCTCAAGAAGATTATGACCGAGGAGGGAGAAAGCCAGTCGCACTGGAGACTACGGACGACCGTTCTGCTTTCGCATGGCGTTTGGACCGAAGCGTGCCCGGTGGACATCGGTATTTGCCTGTCGGTGAAACCGAACAGTGAGCTCGAACTGTGCAAACCGGTGAAGGTGCAGTTTGCTCCGAAGCCCGTGAAACGGGGCATCTAA